Proteins from a single region of Echeneis naucrates chromosome 14, fEcheNa1.1, whole genome shotgun sequence:
- the adssl gene encoding adenylosuccinate synthase, like isoform X2 yields MANVNGRETDPQNGEPVLKRPRESVQPESSLRVPKEPQNKVTVVLGAQWGDEGKGKVVDLLAMDADIVCRCQGGNNAGHTVVVDSVEYDFHLLPSGVLSKKATSFIGNGVVIHLPGLFDEAEKNLQKGLQGWEERLKISDRAHIVFNFHQAVDGIQEQQRQQQEGTNLGTTKKGIGPAYSSKAARNGLRVCDLVSDFKVFAEKFRMLADHFLTMYPNLNVDVDQELEQLKGYAERLRPLVTDGVYFMHKALTGPNKKILVEGANAALLDIDFGTYPFVTSSNCTVGGVCTGLGVPPSYVGRVYGVVKAYTTRVGVGAFPTEQDNDVGELLQSRGREFGVTTGRKRRCGWLDLILVRYAHMVNGFSAIALTKLDILDTLPEIKVGVAYKVDGQPLPSFPANMDVLTRVSVEYETLPGWCCSTEAARSFEDLPPQAQKYIQFIENFLQVPVKWVGVGKSRESMIKLF; encoded by the exons ATGGCGAACGTGAACGGCCGAGAGACCGATCCCCAGAACGGGGAGCCGGTGTTGAAGCGGCCGCGGGAGAGCGTCCAGCCGGAGTCGTCGCTCCGCGTCCCGAAGGAGCCGCAGAACAAAGTGACGGTGGTGCTCGGAGCCCAGTGGGGCGACGAGGGCAAGGGGAAAGTTGTGGACTTGCTCGCAATGGATGCGGATATTGTTTGCAGGTGTCAG GGGGGCAACAACGCTGGCCACACGGTGGTGGTGGACTCTGTGGAGTATGACTTCCACCTGCTGCCCAGCGGAGTGCTCAGCAAGAAGGCCACCTCCTTCATTG GCAATGGAGTGGTGATACACCTGCCTGGGCTGTTTGACGAGGCTgaaaaaaacctgcagaaag GATTACAAGGATGGGAGGAGAGATTAAAGATTTCTGATCGTGCTCATATTG TGTTCAACTTCCATCAAGCTGTTGATGGGATCCaggagcagcagcggcagcaacAAGAAGGGACAAA TTTGGGAACCACTAAAAAGGGTATCGGCCCTGCCTACTCCTCCAAAGCTGCTAGAAATGGTCTGCGAGTCTGTGACCTTGTCTCAGATTTCAAGGTTTTTGCGGAGAA GTTTCGCATGTTGGCAGATCATTTTCTGACTATGTATCCGAACCTGAACGTTGACGTTGACCAGGaactggagcagctgaag GGATATGCTGAGAGACTGCGTCCTCTGGTGACTGATGGTGTATACTTCATGCACAAAGCTCTTACTGGACCCAATAAGAAGATCCTTGTGGAGGGAGCCAATGCTGCTCTCCTGGATATTGACTTTG GGACATATCCGTTCGTGACCTCTTCTAACTGCACTGTGGGAGGAGTATGCACGGGCCTTGGCGTGCCGCCTTCTTACGTCGGCAGAGTATACGGTGTTGTCAAAGCGTACACCACTCGGGTGGGCGTTGGTGCTTTCCCAACAGAGCAGGATAAT GATGTCGGGGAGCTGTTGCAGTCCAGAGGGAGAGAGTTTGGTGTGACGACGGGCAGGAAGAGGCGTTGTGGTTGGCTGGACCTCATTCTGGTCAGATACGCCCACATGGTCAACGGTTTCTCTGC AATTGCCCTGACGAAGTTGGACATTTTGGACACGCTACCTGAGATTAAAGTGGGTGTGGCCTACAAAGTTGATGGACAACCTCTCCCAAGTTTCCCTG CAAACATGGACGTGTTGACCCGGGTGTCAGTGGAGTACGAGACATTGCCCGGATGGTGCTGCAGCACTGAGGCAGCCCGGAGCTTCGAGGACCTGCCGCCACAGGCACAAAAGTACATTCAGTTCATCGAAAACTTCCTGCAAGTGCCAG tgAAGTGGGTTGGAGTTGGCAAGTCCAGAGAGAGCATGATCAAGCTGTTCTGA
- the kif4 gene encoding kinesin family member 4, giving the protein MTNEDAKVIPVRVALRCRPLVPKEINEGCQCCLTFVPEEPQVIVGTEKAFTYDFVFDPNAEQEEVFGTAVSPLLCGLFKGYHATVLAYGQTGSGKTFSMGGTYTSAQENDPSVGVIPRVIRRIFEERERRTDCEFSLAVSYLEIYNEDILDLLCASKDKPAISIREDPKDGIKIVGLTERHVFSAQEMVGCLELGNSARTVGSTAMNAASSRSHAIFTITLEQRRGTDKADSVVSKLHLVDLAGSERQKKTKAEGDRLKEGISINRGLLSLGNVISALGDESKKNTFVPYRDSKLTRLLQDSLGGNSHTLMIACVSPADSNMEETINTLRYADRARKIKNKPIVNVDPRAAEMNRLKQQVQELQVMLLHARGGVAPVLSGAESPEKVTNLLERNRALQDENNKLSRELSEAAGQTALMFEKIIMTEQTNEKLQSKLEQLQHHAACTVNLEKLLETLEDQELKENVEVMRNLQDLILELKNESAGIAASIDAIATGEDVPEVCRNGSKNATVDPSDTTGIVGKDSPEAFTTHHALRQAQLSKELIELNKVLSLKEAFVRKMCQNDSQLEPMQSEHQKNVHTLQSAVDSLQKEKEELILALQSAKKDTNQAKLSEQRRKRLQELEGQLVDMKKKLLEQSKLLKLKESSVQKVNKLMQEIQAMKTQRTQLMRQMREDSEKFRNWKSKKDREVLQLKEKDRKRQYEILKLERDFQKQANVLRRKTEEAAAANKRLKDALQKRSEVAEKRKDTQNRGIEGAAARVKTWLLNEVEVMVSTEEARRHLSDLLEDRKVLAQEINHLKQQIDAGEKPAAKIRRRTLIISELENHGVLETPLTKQVENLETEMGLRNAQIADLQQKLLVADNEGRLKQRIDGLTSIVDAKCALKVLMSELVSAKTASAKLESELKQEKGNAQDLRKMLAEERNVMSTMDMEHQQQLVELEQGHQEKVLYLLNQLQNKPICGESDKTTEKDEESSKEKELLQRLRVQEEELEKLRELSEQNQKLVEQNEQYRQKLSLLQLASGKKNLLPPINNEKILDDSFEYIPPKPKARRFTTARAPLNTPIDIEELRSPSEDENEEEEDEWRPEKIEKGRRNSKKPKATGCACKGRCSNKQCRCRKGKMTCGENCQCDHEKCRNMDKQPPAENISQTESVSRDTASLQDSSTASPDNTTFFKPPSCTPTKKVLKEIGDMGHGTADLKLVRKPVFPEEEEEDDDDDDEEDRTTVSFLKKKKRILTSFQNSFFSGCTPIREES; this is encoded by the exons ATGACAAATGAGGATGCCAAGGTTATCCCTGTGCGGGTGGCCTTGCGATGTCGCCCGCTGGTACCTAAAGAAATCAATGAGGGATGTCAGTGCTGTCTCACTTTCGTGCCTGAGGAGCCACAG GTAATTGTTGGCACAGAAAAGGCGTTTACCTATGATTTTGTATTCGATCCCAATGCTGAACAAGAAGAAGTGTTTGGAACAGCTGTGTCCCCCTTATTGTGTGGCCTTTTCAAAg GCTACCATGCCACAGTGCTTGCATATGGACAAACTGGATCGGGAAAGACCTTCTCCATGGGAGGTACATATACATCAGCTCAAGAGAATGATCCTTCAGTTGGAGTTATTCCACGAGTTATCAGAAGAATTTTTgaggaaagggagagaaggaCAGACTGTGAATTCAGCCTGGCGGTATCTTACCTGGAG ATCTATAATGAAGATATATTGGATTTGCTCTGTGCATCTAAAGATAAACCTGCCATCAGCATTCGAGAAGACCCAAAAGATGGCATTAAG attgtGGGCTTAACTGAGAGGCATGTGTTCTCTGCTCAAGAGATGGTGGGCTGTCTAGAGCTTGGAAACTCTGCTCGCACTGTGGGCTCAACAGCAATGAATGCTGCTTCTTCACGCTCACATGCTATCTTTACCATCACGTTGGAGCAGCGCAGAGGGACAGACAA AGCTGACTCGGTTGTTTCAAAGTTGCACCTTGTGGATCTAGCTGGttcagagagacaaaagaaaaccaaagcagaGGGAGATCGTTTGAAAGAAG gCATCAGCATCAATCGCGGCCTTTTGTCTTTGGGTAATGTGATCAGTGCATTGGgggatgaaagcaaaaaaaacacctttgttCCCTACAGAGACTCCAAGCTCACCCGTCTGCTGCAAG acTCTTTGGGAGGCAACAGCCACACTCTGATGATTGCATGTGTCAGTCCTGCAGACTCAAATATGGAGGAAACCATCAATACCCTGCGATATGCTGACAGAGCTcgcaaaataaaaaacaaacctattGTCAATGTTGACCCAAGAGCTGCAGAGATGAACCGTTTGAAACAACAG GTTCAGGAGCTGCAGGTAATGCTACTTCATGCCCGTGGAGGAGTAGCTCCAGTACTCTCTGG TGCAGAGTCACCGGAGAAAGTGACTAATCTGTTGGAAAGGAACCGCGCTCTGCAGGATGAGAACAATAAGCTGAGCAGGGAGCTGAGTGAGGCAGCAGGGCAGACTGCCCTCATGTTTGAGAAGATCATTATG ACAGAGCAAACAAATGAGAAACTGCAAAGCAAGCTGGAACAACTGCAGCACCATGCAGC ATGTACAGTGAATCTTGAGAAATTGTTGGAGACACTGGAGGACCAGGAGCTGAAGGAGAAtgttgaggtgatgaggaaCTTGCAAGACCTCATCCTGGAGCTAAAG AATGAGAGTGCAGGTATTGCTGCCTCAATCGATGCAATAGCTACAGGAGAGGATGTACCTGAAGTTTGCAGGAATGGCAGTAAAAATGCAACGGTGGATCCATCA GATACCACTGGCATTGTTGGTAAAGATTCCCCAGAGGCCTTCACAACCCATCATGCACTACGGCAGGCCCAGCTCTCCAAGGAACTGATTGAGCTAAACAAAGTATTGAGCTTGAAGGAAGCGTTTGTGAGGAAAATGTGCCAAAATGACAGCCAGCTGGAGCCAATGCAGTCAGAACACCAG AAAAATGTACACACCCTGCAGTCTGCAGTGGACTCtctgcaaaaagagaaagaagaactCATTCTGGCTCTTCAGTCTGCAAAGAAAGATACCAACCAGGCTAA GCTTAGTGAGCAGCGGAGGAAGAGGTTACAGGAGCTCGAGGGCCAGCTTGTAGACATGAAGAAGAAGCTTCTCGAACAGTCCAAACTGCTCAAGCTCAAAGAGTCCTCTGTTCAGAAAGTTAACAAGCTCATGCAGGAGATACAG GCTATGAAGACTCAGCGTACACAGCTGATGAGGCAGATGAGGGAGGACTCTGAAAAATTCAGAAACTGGAAGAGCAAGAAGGACAGAGAGGTGCTGCAGCTCAAAGAGAAG GATCGTAAGCGTCAGTATGAGATACTGAAACTTGAGCGGGATTTCCAGAAACAGGCCAATGTCCTGCGTCGTAAAACAGAAGAG gctgcagctgcaaacAAGCGGTTGAAAGATGCCCTGCAGAAGAGAAGTGAGGTGGCAGAGAAACGGAAAGATACCCAGAACAGAGGAATAGAAGGAGCTGCTGCAAGAGTGAAG ACATGGCTTCTTAATGAAGTGGAGGTGATGGTTAGTACAGAAGAGGCCCGACGACACCTCAGTGATCTGCTGGAGGACAGAAAAGTTTTGGCTCAGGAGATCAACCATCTCAAACAGCAAATTGACGCCGGGGAGAAACCTGCCGCCAAAATCAGG CGCCGGACGCTGATCATCTCTGAGCTGGAGAACCATGGAGTGCTGGAAACACCTCTGACCAAACAGGTTGAGAACCTGGAGACAGAAATGGGTCTCAG GAACGCACAGATAGCCGACCTCCAGCAGAAGCTTCTTGTTGCAGACAATGAGGGGCGTTTGAAGCAACGCATAGATGGCCTCACAAGCATTGTTGATGCCAAGTGTGCCCTCAAAGTCTTGATGTCTGAG CTGGTGTCTGCTAAAACAGCCAGTGCCAAGCTGGAGAGTGAACTCAAACAGGAGAAAGGAAATGCACAAGATTTAAGGAAGATGCTTGCTGAGGAGAGAAATGTGATGTCTACCATGGACATggagcaccagcagcagctggtagAGCTAGAGCAGGGGCATCAAGAGAAG GTGCTTTATCTCCTGAACCAGCTACAGAACAAACCCATATGTGGTGAGTCAGACAAAACAACGGAGAAGGATGAGGAGAGTTCAAAGGAGAAGGAGCTTCTTCAGCGTCTCAGAGTTCAG GAAGAGGAGCTTGAAAAACTGCGTGAATTAAGTGAACAGAATCAGAAACTGGTGGAACAGAATGAGCAATACAGACAG AAACTCTCATTGCTTCAGCTGGcaagtggaaagaaaaatcttctgCCTCCCATTAACAATGAGAAGATCCTGGATGACTCATTTGAGTACATTCCACCAAAG CCCAAAGCTAGGCGCTTCACTACAGCCAGAGCACCACTTAACACGCCCATTGACATTGAGGAGCTGAGGTCTCCCAGTGAGGATgagaatgaggaggaagaggatgagtgGCGTCCAGAGAAAATTGAGAAGGGGCGCAGAAACTCAAAGAAACCAAAAGCAACTGGG TGTGCGTGTAAAGGTCGCTGCAGTAACAAGCAGTGCAGGTGCCGCAAAGGAAAGATGACGTGCGGGGAAAACTGCCAGTGTGATCATGAGAAATGTAGAAACATGGATAAACAGCCACCAGCTGAA AATATAAGTCAGACAGAAAGTGTTTCCAGAGACACTGCATCTCTTCAAGACTCCTCCACTGCCAGCCCTGACAACACCACGTTCTTTAAGCCACCATCTTGTACTCCAACCAAGAAG GTACTAAAAGAAATTGGAGATATGGGACATGGCACTGCAGACCTTAAGTTGGTCAGGAAACCTGTGtttccagaggaagaggaggaggatgacgacgacgatgatgagGAGGACAGAACAACAGTCAGTTTCCTCAAGAAGAAGAAACGAATCCTGACAAGTTTTCAGAACAGTTTTTTCTCTGGATGTACCCCGATCAGAGAGGAATCTTGA
- the adssl gene encoding adenylosuccinate synthase, like isoform X3 yields the protein MANVNGRETDPQNGEPVLKRPRESVQPESSLRVPKEPQNKVTVVLGAQWGDEGKGKVVDLLAMDADIVCRCQGGNNAGHTVVVDSVEYDFHLLPSGVLSKKATSFIGNGVVIHLPGLFDEAEKNLQKGLQGWEERLKISDRAHIVFNFHQAVDGIQEQQRQQQEGTNLGTTKKGIGPAYSSKAARNGLRVCDLVSDFKVFSCRFRMLADHFLTMYPNLNVDVDQELEQLKGYAERLRPLVTDGVYFMHKALTGPNKKILVEGANAALLDIDFGTYPFVTSSNCTVGGVCTGLGVPPSYVGRVYGVVKAYTTRVGVGAFPTEQDNDVGELLQSRGREFGVTTGRKRRCGWLDLILVRYAHMVNGFSAIALTKLDILDTLPEIKVGVAYKVDGQPLPSFPANMDVLTRVSVEYETLPGWCCSTEAARSFEDLPPQAQKYIQFIENFLQVPVKWVGVGKSRESMIKLF from the exons ATGGCGAACGTGAACGGCCGAGAGACCGATCCCCAGAACGGGGAGCCGGTGTTGAAGCGGCCGCGGGAGAGCGTCCAGCCGGAGTCGTCGCTCCGCGTCCCGAAGGAGCCGCAGAACAAAGTGACGGTGGTGCTCGGAGCCCAGTGGGGCGACGAGGGCAAGGGGAAAGTTGTGGACTTGCTCGCAATGGATGCGGATATTGTTTGCAGGTGTCAG GGGGGCAACAACGCTGGCCACACGGTGGTGGTGGACTCTGTGGAGTATGACTTCCACCTGCTGCCCAGCGGAGTGCTCAGCAAGAAGGCCACCTCCTTCATTG GCAATGGAGTGGTGATACACCTGCCTGGGCTGTTTGACGAGGCTgaaaaaaacctgcagaaag GATTACAAGGATGGGAGGAGAGATTAAAGATTTCTGATCGTGCTCATATTG TGTTCAACTTCCATCAAGCTGTTGATGGGATCCaggagcagcagcggcagcaacAAGAAGGGACAAA TTTGGGAACCACTAAAAAGGGTATCGGCCCTGCCTACTCCTCCAAAGCTGCTAGAAATGGTCTGCGAGTCTGTGACCTTGTCTCAGATTTCAAGGTTTTT TCTTGCAGGTTTCGCATGTTGGCAGATCATTTTCTGACTATGTATCCGAACCTGAACGTTGACGTTGACCAGGaactggagcagctgaag GGATATGCTGAGAGACTGCGTCCTCTGGTGACTGATGGTGTATACTTCATGCACAAAGCTCTTACTGGACCCAATAAGAAGATCCTTGTGGAGGGAGCCAATGCTGCTCTCCTGGATATTGACTTTG GGACATATCCGTTCGTGACCTCTTCTAACTGCACTGTGGGAGGAGTATGCACGGGCCTTGGCGTGCCGCCTTCTTACGTCGGCAGAGTATACGGTGTTGTCAAAGCGTACACCACTCGGGTGGGCGTTGGTGCTTTCCCAACAGAGCAGGATAAT GATGTCGGGGAGCTGTTGCAGTCCAGAGGGAGAGAGTTTGGTGTGACGACGGGCAGGAAGAGGCGTTGTGGTTGGCTGGACCTCATTCTGGTCAGATACGCCCACATGGTCAACGGTTTCTCTGC AATTGCCCTGACGAAGTTGGACATTTTGGACACGCTACCTGAGATTAAAGTGGGTGTGGCCTACAAAGTTGATGGACAACCTCTCCCAAGTTTCCCTG CAAACATGGACGTGTTGACCCGGGTGTCAGTGGAGTACGAGACATTGCCCGGATGGTGCTGCAGCACTGAGGCAGCCCGGAGCTTCGAGGACCTGCCGCCACAGGCACAAAAGTACATTCAGTTCATCGAAAACTTCCTGCAAGTGCCAG tgAAGTGGGTTGGAGTTGGCAAGTCCAGAGAGAGCATGATCAAGCTGTTCTGA
- the adssl gene encoding adenylosuccinate synthase, like isoform X1 — MANVNGRETDPQNGEPVLKRPRESVQPESSLRVPKEPQNKVTVVLGAQWGDEGKGKVVDLLAMDADIVCRCQGGNNAGHTVVVDSVEYDFHLLPSGVLSKKATSFIGNGVVIHLPGLFDEAEKNLQKGKGLQGWEERLKISDRAHIVFNFHQAVDGIQEQQRQQQEGTNLGTTKKGIGPAYSSKAARNGLRVCDLVSDFKVFAEKFRMLADHFLTMYPNLNVDVDQELEQLKGYAERLRPLVTDGVYFMHKALTGPNKKILVEGANAALLDIDFGTYPFVTSSNCTVGGVCTGLGVPPSYVGRVYGVVKAYTTRVGVGAFPTEQDNDVGELLQSRGREFGVTTGRKRRCGWLDLILVRYAHMVNGFSAIALTKLDILDTLPEIKVGVAYKVDGQPLPSFPANMDVLTRVSVEYETLPGWCCSTEAARSFEDLPPQAQKYIQFIENFLQVPVKWVGVGKSRESMIKLF, encoded by the exons ATGGCGAACGTGAACGGCCGAGAGACCGATCCCCAGAACGGGGAGCCGGTGTTGAAGCGGCCGCGGGAGAGCGTCCAGCCGGAGTCGTCGCTCCGCGTCCCGAAGGAGCCGCAGAACAAAGTGACGGTGGTGCTCGGAGCCCAGTGGGGCGACGAGGGCAAGGGGAAAGTTGTGGACTTGCTCGCAATGGATGCGGATATTGTTTGCAGGTGTCAG GGGGGCAACAACGCTGGCCACACGGTGGTGGTGGACTCTGTGGAGTATGACTTCCACCTGCTGCCCAGCGGAGTGCTCAGCAAGAAGGCCACCTCCTTCATTG GCAATGGAGTGGTGATACACCTGCCTGGGCTGTTTGACGAGGCTgaaaaaaacctgcagaaaggCAAAG GATTACAAGGATGGGAGGAGAGATTAAAGATTTCTGATCGTGCTCATATTG TGTTCAACTTCCATCAAGCTGTTGATGGGATCCaggagcagcagcggcagcaacAAGAAGGGACAAA TTTGGGAACCACTAAAAAGGGTATCGGCCCTGCCTACTCCTCCAAAGCTGCTAGAAATGGTCTGCGAGTCTGTGACCTTGTCTCAGATTTCAAGGTTTTTGCGGAGAA GTTTCGCATGTTGGCAGATCATTTTCTGACTATGTATCCGAACCTGAACGTTGACGTTGACCAGGaactggagcagctgaag GGATATGCTGAGAGACTGCGTCCTCTGGTGACTGATGGTGTATACTTCATGCACAAAGCTCTTACTGGACCCAATAAGAAGATCCTTGTGGAGGGAGCCAATGCTGCTCTCCTGGATATTGACTTTG GGACATATCCGTTCGTGACCTCTTCTAACTGCACTGTGGGAGGAGTATGCACGGGCCTTGGCGTGCCGCCTTCTTACGTCGGCAGAGTATACGGTGTTGTCAAAGCGTACACCACTCGGGTGGGCGTTGGTGCTTTCCCAACAGAGCAGGATAAT GATGTCGGGGAGCTGTTGCAGTCCAGAGGGAGAGAGTTTGGTGTGACGACGGGCAGGAAGAGGCGTTGTGGTTGGCTGGACCTCATTCTGGTCAGATACGCCCACATGGTCAACGGTTTCTCTGC AATTGCCCTGACGAAGTTGGACATTTTGGACACGCTACCTGAGATTAAAGTGGGTGTGGCCTACAAAGTTGATGGACAACCTCTCCCAAGTTTCCCTG CAAACATGGACGTGTTGACCCGGGTGTCAGTGGAGTACGAGACATTGCCCGGATGGTGCTGCAGCACTGAGGCAGCCCGGAGCTTCGAGGACCTGCCGCCACAGGCACAAAAGTACATTCAGTTCATCGAAAACTTCCTGCAAGTGCCAG tgAAGTGGGTTGGAGTTGGCAAGTCCAGAGAGAGCATGATCAAGCTGTTCTGA